The stretch of DNA CGTGCTGGTGACCATCCAGGATGTCCTCAGCGCCTTCATCGACACGTTCGTCATTGGCATCGCCGTGGCCAAGATGGCATCGGCGCGCAAGCGGGCGCAGACGGTGGGCTTCACCAGCTGCGCCGTGATCAACCTGCGCGACGGGCACCTGTGCCTTTCGTGGCGCATCGGCGACTTCCGCCACAACCACATGGTGGAGGGCACAGCTCAGGCGCAGATCGTCCGCCACACGGTGCACACCACGGGGAAAGTGGACATCACCTACAAGGACCTGCGCATCCAGGAGCGGGACATCCTCCTGGCGGTGCCCACCATCATAATCCACAAGATCGGCCCCGACAGCCCTCTGTTTCGCATGAGCCTGCTAGACCTGCGTCGCGAGGCCTTTGAGCTGGTGGTGACCTTCACCTACACGGACGACTCGACGGGCATCCTGCACCAGACGCGCACCTCCTACACGCCCAACGAGATCCTGTGGGGACACGTCTTCCAGGAGATGTTCAGGACCACGCGTAGACACTACCGGGTGGACTACGGCCTCTTTAACCAGACCGGCAGGGTGCACGTGCCGGAGATCAGTGCTGAGGACTACCACCGCGCCAAGTGCTCCCCGAGGCTCAAGCACTCTCCCCGACTGCCCAAAGCGCCCACAATTACTGTGGAGCATGCGAGCGGAAACGAGAATGAGATCGAGAAAGACATGAAAAACGATTCTAACACCCTCAAGGTTGAAGAGTAACTAGTGAACAGTTGTCCTCAACTGTCTTCTATTTGCTAAGAGAACATGATGCTTGGACACAAATGGAAGGAAAACATTGAAAACATTTATCAATAATATACCATGGCTAATAAGGTGTTATTATGAGACAGTAACTTGTTTTAGTGGGGAGTGAGATATTACTGTGATGAAGAAATTTCAGACAGGAGTTTCTTTCATCCATGACTACAATTCATGGCACCTGTCATAGAGTGAGTGatgtcatacagtatgtgtattttgtgtatTATGTAAGTAAGTGGGAAATTTAAGCCATAGCCCACGCCCCCCAAATTGATGGACAAGTGAACCAAATTGTATCCATTTTAACACAACCCAGGTTCAGATCTGTCCAGGTTATTCATAGATATTTGTAGCCTTTTGTATATAAATAACTTTACTGATGAGTCAATTGCAATTCAACAATATCCAAATCAGACCATTACAATTACAATAGCTCTGGCACTACAtttttatttgagtttctttGGCTACTATCTGTGCTGTATATGAATTTGATGCTTTTACCCCTTAGACTTGTATGTAATGTCACCACATCATACCACATCACCTCGTCTTAGAGAGGCTCTGGTATGACGTGGCATGGATTCAGTTTCAGCAGCTGCGATGTTTTCTGTTACAAAATACCTGTATTAAACTGAACATGTGATATATGGTTTATTCCCAACCACTCTGTTTTGTTCCCAAAATCAAATAGACATCTCTGATGTAAACCATGCACAAGCTGATGTGCCTGCTGGAAGTAACCAGATGTAGGATATAAACAGGTTATAAAGTACAAACGCAGACTTTCTATAATCTGGAGTGATAAGCCACAAGTCCTCTTGAGTGGTTTCTTTTGTCAAAAGGCTGGTGACTTGGCCATATAAatgacttgaatttcccctggggatcaataaagtatatatctatctatctatctatctatattgaATGTTCGAAGGGGAAGTTAATGATGAAGGATAACTATGCAAGCTATATGCTGAATATGAGGtctaacttaaaggagaattccggtgtgaaatTGACCTTAGCTGCACTGAAAGATGTTGCCGAGTACTTACATGTGTCCAATAGGCACCTTCGGTCACCCCCTAGTATTCCGAATTGCGCCGATTTTCGCCGAACTTACATAAGGTTTTCAGCTAGCTGTGGGGGCATAGCGTAGCCTATGCAgctaaatcgctatttttacacCATTAAAAATGTTCCAAGTAACTCCACActgcattggtagacttctgagggtcctgacatttaaaacgagatacTGAGAACTTTATAAGTGCACAGGAAGTTTATTAAAAAAGACTGTTTATACAAGCAGTACCTTCAGAGAATCTCTCCGCTGGCCGCCATCTTGTAATGAAGTCGCGATCAGTCGACTGCCGAGCACGAACGAACAGGAAAGACAGGGGAACAGATTGCAAAAGTaattacaaaattacaaaattactAATTACAAAAGTAAATAGGAAATATATAGTTACTGTCtacatgagcatgatgactaCACGGTATCAACGAAGCTCAAAAGGTTTTACATCAGTGATGGGAATCTCACGTAATGTTGTTGACGGAAGACGTGCTGCACACGTGAAGGAAACAGCTGATCAGTTGCTGCACACATGAGGAGGAGTGACCGGCCGGCATGTGTGAGGCTACCTACTGTCTATGGAGGCTACAGGTAAACCTAACATTACGGAGGAAGACGAGTGTCCAATAGGCACCTTCGGTCACCCCCTAGTATTCCGAATTGCGCCGATTTTCGCCGAACTTGCATAAGATTTTCAGCTAGCTGTGGGGGCATAGCGTAGCCTATGCAgctaaatcgctatttttacacCATTAAAAATGTTCCAAGTAACTCCACActgcattggtagacttctgagggtcctgacatttaaaacgagatacTGAGAACTTTATAAGTGCACAGGAAGTTTATTAAAAAAGACTGTTTATACAAGCAGTACCTTCAGAGAATCTCTCCGCTGGCCGTCATCTTGTAATGAAGTCGCGATCAGTCGACTGCCGAGCATGAACGAACAGGAAGGACAGGGGAACAGATTGCAAAAGTaattacaaaattacaaaattactAATTACTAATTACAAAAGTAAATAGGAACTATATAGTTACTGTCtacatgagcatgatgactaCACGGTATCAACGAAGCTCAAAAGGTTTTACATCAGTGATGGGAATCTCACGTAATGTTGTTGACGGAAGACGTGCTGCACACGTGAAGGAAACAGCTGATCAGTTGCTGCACACATGAGGAGGAGTGACCGGCCGGCATGTGTGAGGCTACCTACTGTCTATGGAGGCTACAGGTAAACCTGACATTACGGAGGAAGACGAGGTGAAGAGCAGGAAGGATGGTTCGCGTATGTGCAATACTAGGTTGTGGATGAGGAGCTACAATCCAGAAACGTTTCACAGGCTTTCCAGGAGCCCACTTTGAAACAGTGGCTTGTTGTTTTGCAACTCGATGTCGAGACACCTGTCAATATTCTAAAACAGAAGGATTACCGTGTATGTAGTCGACATTTTGATGCAGATGAGTTTGCTATCCCTACAAGAGGATCAAACCCCCCAAGACGGGTAGGCTACATCTGAAGAAAAATGCCATCCCGAAAGCGACGGTAATTGCTCCGGAGGTATGTATGAAATTGTTTGACTATTTGCATGTAACACCGTTTTGGAATCGTGTAACGTTACATGACCAAACTTTGCTTGCTAACAAGCCACTTAGCTTTGTATTCCAGAGAGCAGTTTATGCTGGCGTTACTTTTCCTAGCCCGTCATCAGAAATAGAAAGAAAGtttgggagggaggaaggggtgggCGTTGTTTCAGTGTGTATTTCGATAAATGGAATAGATGCATGCGTGGGGGACCGGACGCTTTCCAGGTAACCTAACCTGGCCGAACGTGACTCGGGATCCGCCGAGGTGAGTGGGGGATGGTTGCACCCATTGCACTGGGAATGGTGTCCAAGCCAGTCACTAGTATCCGGACATTTTGAATAGCGTAGTCATTTATATTTTGCAGATCCGATGATTTCAAATTCCTCGTATAACTATGTGTCTTCTTCGTATTCTGCCATCTTCTCAAGATTTGCAAACTTCCAAGTCCAGTCCACAAGTAATGTAAATAATCACGCAACTGATCAGCTGTTTCCTTCACGTGTGCAGCACGTCTTCCGTCAACAACATTACGCGAGATTCCCATCACTGATGTAAAACCTTTTGAGCTTCGTTGATACTGTGtagtcatcatgctcatgtaGACAGTAACTATACATTTCCTATTTACTTTTGTAATTAGTAATTAGTCATTTTGTAATTACTTTTGCAATCTGTTCCCCTGTCCTTCCTGTTCGTTCGTGCTCGGCAGTCGACTGATCGCGACTTCATTACAAGATGGCGGCCAGCGGAGAGATTCTCTGAAGGTACTGCTTGCATAAACAGTCTTTTTTAATAAACTTCCTGTGCACTTCCAAAGTTCTCAgtatctcgttttaaatgtcaggaccctcagaagtctaccaatgcagTGTGGAGTTACTTGGAACATTTTTAATGgtgtaaaaatagcgatttagcTGCATAGGCTACGCTATGCCCCCACAGCTAGCTGAAAACCTTATGCAAGTTCGGCGAAAATCGGCGCAATTCGGAATACTAGGGGGTGACCGAAGGTGCCTATTGGACACATGTAAGTACTCGGCAACATCTTTCAGTGCAGCTAAGGTCAatttcacaccggaattctcctttaatataaTTAAGATTACTTAAGAACTTCAGATCATATTCAACCACTGTGACAAGCAGGAGTCAGTGCTCCAATAGCATTGGCCTAGCTGGGACTTACCACCAGCTCAACACAACACTTCAGACATGTGACTGCAGTGCCAACTGACAATACGCCAAAATTCACAGAGGAGGATTACAGTTCAAATGGAAAATAGAGTCTCCTTTTTCTATGTGTATTTAAAGGACACAATATAAAGATGTTCCCGTAGTTGTTTTCCTTGATACCAGAGGGCTTGTGGGCTTGTGATCTGAACCCATAATAAAAACACTGGCTTGCATTCAGGCCTGGTTCCTGATCCTGAGAGACCATTTTTCCAGAGAGCTGATAATGAAAGTGTCATGTTTTACAGATGAAAAGACATTCAGTCACCTGTTTACACCTCAGACAATCTTATCTCATGGCCCAATACTGCCTCAATAGGTAAGAACATGTAAGTGGAGGAGATAGTCGACAAGGAACTAATATTCACCATAGTATCTCTTTTACTGCCTGGCTACACCAGGAGgtcaactgaagcattccgttcgcggagcgtaaaaatagttttagaagactcgTCAATTTTTTGTTCATGTTTTGAATGTGCTCACATCTCACGTGTACTCACGCCTGGTGTAACCAGTTCtactgattatagtggaagctaattgttgcagcatacgCTAACAGAACCCTTCAGTTGGATGCACAGTGGAGCCCTGCTGTCAGCTATACACTTCAGACCTTTCACTGAACATAACACAAGCATTATATTATAATGTTATTGTGAACTACCTGGACGTGCTTTACAGTGTGTGGTTAATCAGTGCAGCTTGccacacaaccaaccacaagTGACAGAGCACAGGCCATACAATTAAACCTAACTGGGGCTTCACATACATTCTAAGATCTTAAGATTTGGGATTACGTGTGATACAAGGGAGACAATTGCACACTTTGTCTTCACAAAATTACACACATTGCCTTCACTGTGAAACATAGACTGATGACATTCCTCTTGGGGAACATAGCAAACGCCTCTTGAGATCTTGAGATATTATTTGACACATAATGTGACAAAATCTATATAGatgttttggtaacactttacttgacgggtgagttcataacacattcatagcagctgtcataaactgcacataaagcattcatgactgtttcatgagacatgactcaacattcataccaaacctttcatgaatgtggaagacagaacaacaaaaatgtgtcaaaataaaagtccaacaattgcaaagcagcattgccgtttttgttccaaaccgcttacctgatcacgtcacatctgagtcaatgggctactccagtgccaaaaagacagaacatggtcaagcaaatattttttgtttcataaaaatgtatttgttttatgatacctttgcagatgatttctcatcttttgctactgggaatgtccaaccgttccaggttacacaaatacgggtcagctgaatgtacagtaggctagtttacctcccagtgttaaattcagtgattatgaatacttcacaacttgtatagtaaagtgacattcgatgtagacttcataagatattcatgaatatCTATATCTAAGATATcataaatatttacaaaggctggagagaaaaacggcaatgctgctttgcgattgttggacttttattttgacaagttgtcatcgttctgtcttccacattcataaaaggtttggtatgaatattgagtcatgtctcatgaaacagtcatgaatgctttatgtgcagtttatgacagctgctatgaatgtgttatgaactcacccatcaagtaaagtgttaccgatgtTTTTATACAAACAGGAAAAGGAGTCATACCACCTTTAAGAAAATACCCTTCAAGACCTCCTACaatgtgaatgctaagattgaATGGAAACAAGCCACAAGCCAAAGCTAAGATGGATTTAATGGAAACAGGCCACAAGCCAAGCAAGGTGACAAACATGAACTTTCTACAGTATTATTTGACACATAATGAATTAAAATCGACATATCGTAGATAATTTTACACTAACAGGAAAAGGAAGCCATGCCACCTttttatacatattttataacatgtttagttttattttttaatatatcCCCATAAGTTTAAAGTGCTATATTTACTTCTTGCTCTGTGCATGATAATTGCATCAAGCGACAGTGTCGTGGCTGTGCACTACAACCACAAACTTCAGTGGCTCACAACAAAAATGTGATTTAACAGGCTACATCTTGCACGAATTATAAGTGGTCCTGTAcaaaaatatttctaaaatgtcCCATGTACTGATTTATTTTAGTGgttattttaatgaattttccaTTTCATGAGTCCGGGGGACAATGAGGTCATTCAAGGGTGCTCTTAACAACCACGGCAAGTGTGTCAAGCATCAAATGATTTGTTTGACTATTTCAGGAATAagttagtaggcctaccagaaatAATTTATCCACAGTAATGGAACTGATTAGATGCCACACTTTATGTAGTTTTATTCTATTGCACTTTTATTGTCCCATGTGTAAACTTTCATCTGTGGTTTCACATACATgtagacatccgggataagtaaAACTAATTTTACAATCTCCTTAAAGGTGCATACTATGTTTTAATTGCTTATGTGTGAGGAGATTGTAATATTAAAGGGGGCACCCAGTGTGCTGCAAAAAATGTCAACAATGGATTCTAGCCAAACATAACTATGTGGCGAGTTCAGAGTGAGACTATAACAGTAAATATGTTAACAGTTGAGTGAGATTGGCACAAGTGAGTGACCATAACATGCTGTCATCCTGAatgacaacacacacgcacgcacacacgcacgcacgcacacacacacacacacacacacacacacacacacacacacacagggagaataAATACAGGCACTCTTAAATCCGATGGTCAATATATTATGTTGCACGATACCACGCCTAAGTATCTTACTAGAAGTAATAAAATGGGCCTAGATGACAGAACACGTAACTTCAAACTGTTCTTTTAAAACAACTGATAACAaataagttattattattattattgtttttataaacCCCTGATTAAACCACCATTCTCAAAGTATAGATAGGGACTTCTGAATGGACCTGAATGTTTGCTTAAGTACCTGAGCAAAAGAGCAGACTCAAGCTTAAGCTCAAACTAGATATGAAATATCAAGTAGGCCAGACAATGATCAGACAATGCAGTGGTACCGAGGTGGTAAGAGACAATCACTGATACAAAGGCTAATGTGAATGAACTCATTTCTGAATCTTTCAGGAGGTCAGATCTGAACATACACATAGAGAGAatggagaatgtaaaatgtcAACACTGCAGAAATTATGTCTAATTGTAGTTAGCAGAGGTCATTGGTAGTAggacttttactccactaatTTCACAGCTGAACCGTTCGTGAGAGAGTGAAGTCTCTAGCTCTCCACCTTGTGGTCATAAGCAGCGCTACCCGCCCACTCCCTCAAATTGGGCATAAAAAGTAAACACACGGTGTGAGCGCCGAAGTCACACACCATGGCCCTACCAACATAGCCGCAATTATTTATAGAAAGGCTTTAAAAAGTAACAAAAATAAGCATTTCGGAACAGGTTCATAGAGAAAGGCGGCTTCGGTCCATTAGGTAGCGGTCTGTCATTGCATCCTCAGACACGCAGCTGCAGAGAGTGACTGGCTGTGTGTCCAAACAGAAATTTGGCACAGAAATGGTTTAACAGTGGAGGGGCGCTGGATCAAATGCTTCaaggtctgtctctctgtctgtttaatAACCTACATGAGACATCATCCACGACAATAATATAAGTAGTCCCCTGTTGAATTCAAAACTGTATGACAATGTCAGGCAAGTTAAGGGCTACTGTGGACAACAAAATGTTGTGTTTAAAACGATCTTCCTCGTTCACTTAAAAAAGACGCTACTTCAGACACAGCATAGCCAATCCTACGACAATGCATTGCGACATTCAACAAGTGTTTGGCTGATGCAAACTCAGCAAGAGATTACTCCATCAGAAATAAAGTAGTAGCTGGTATTCAGTTTGCCGTTTTAAAGTTCAGAATAACCTGAAGCCCCTGATTAACTGTAAGGTTATAGACTGCCAAGAAAAGCTACTTGCGCCCAAGAGACCAATAACGGCTACGTGAATGAGGAGAGTTCACCATTCGGTTCCAACACAGCCGAAAATCCAGAATGTATGAAGCCAATGAAGCATATGAGTATGCTGTAGATTACCAGGAAATAAAATATTACCAGATGTAAATGGAGAGCTATTTGTGCATATCTAGCCTAATTTATAGGATATTATGATGGTGAATCATATGCGCATTAAATTGCAATTATGGAACTAAAACGCCAATAAGGGTTTGGCAATGATCCAATCGCTGTTAATCTGAACCTGCGAATGGAAATCGTGagtttaaataggctacactttAACCATTATGAAGCTCACTGACTACAATTCTTACAGGAAGTAAATACTAAATTGAtctaagattaaaaaaaaaaaaaaaaaaaacggtaacTGCCTTGTGTCTTTGTAGTTCAAAGGGTGAATTTCCTCAGTCATTTATTTACCATAGATAACTATTTGACATCAATTCCAGTGCTCCTGCAGCTGATGTATCAGCAACAAACGCTcatatcttcctctctcacacttgATTGGTTGGCTACAGGCCATCGGGCGGGGCAAGCCCTTCTTTAAATGGCATTGGGGACCCCGCCGGCTAAGCACATTGTCAAGCGCAGTCATATCAGAACCGTGAAAGTTAGTTTTCTCTTACATCCAGTTCAAAATACGGCAGATATGAGACGTCTGTAAACATAGTGTGGATAGCGGAACAACCCTACTGGTGGGATATACTCGATATCGATCCTTACTGATCCACAAATGACAAACAGGTAGGGCATTCTCTATAATGCATTTTGAGTTATTTTTTACATTCAATGAGTGAATATACTACACAGAAGCAATCTGTTCACATTACTTGCAACATTAATATGTCAAGGGGAATATTTGTTTAGAAGCATATCACCCTATTGGGATTTATATGCAATGATATTTATCAAGGTACAGATTTTTCTTTCGACAGTTAAAACAGAAGTATTTGGATAGATGTGTAATCTCTGTGTGTAACCACTGAAGCGTATCTGAAAACCTTGCCGGATGGATGCGCTCTGCGAATGTTGGATGGGGTAACAGTGATCTTGGTAAATCCTCGCGCAAAGTCCGCACACTGATGTACGGACTTGGCTCAGCTATCACGTTAGTTCAGGCATAGTTGAGGCATACCACCGGCGT from Alosa sapidissima isolate fAloSap1 chromosome 24, fAloSap1.pri, whole genome shotgun sequence encodes:
- the kcnj16 gene encoding inward rectifier potassium channel 16, with the protein product MATQYSTVQRFDDTLSVRTEDGWPSAKRRYVRRDGSCNMLLRHIPEEWVHYVTDIFTTLIEIRWRVMLLIFALSYILSWLGFGILFWIIALAHNDLRDPTNEPCMYGVRSFTAAFLFSLETQTTIGYGSRGMSESCMEAIVLVTIQDVLSAFIDTFVIGIAVAKMASARKRAQTVGFTSCAVINLRDGHLCLSWRIGDFRHNHMVEGTAQAQIVRHTVHTTGKVDITYKDLRIQERDILLAVPTIIIHKIGPDSPLFRMSLLDLRREAFELVVTFTYTDDSTGILHQTRTSYTPNEILWGHVFQEMFRTTRRHYRVDYGLFNQTGRVHVPEISAEDYHRAKCSPRLKHSPRLPKAPTITVEHASGNENEIEKDMKNDSNTLKVEE